One Micromonospora craniellae genomic region harbors:
- a CDS encoding DUF2231 domain-containing protein, whose amino-acid sequence MFEKALGLPMHVLVVHAVVVFVPLLVLLAAAYIVLPRFRPRLDWAVAILAVVAPITAFVSVQSGEALQERQIARGFSGEIIDQMNAHAAYGDVLFLITLGLALATIVLLVATSGHPRAPKLPNWLTPVLSVLVIGAGVAALVYVWLTGHSGSEMVWGNTFD is encoded by the coding sequence GCATGCGGTCGTGGTCTTCGTACCGCTGCTGGTGTTGCTCGCCGCCGCGTACATCGTGCTGCCGAGATTCCGTCCCCGCCTGGACTGGGCGGTGGCGATCCTCGCGGTCGTCGCGCCGATCACGGCGTTCGTCAGCGTGCAGTCCGGCGAGGCGTTGCAGGAGCGGCAGATCGCCCGGGGCTTCTCCGGCGAGATCATCGACCAGATGAACGCGCACGCCGCGTACGGTGACGTGCTGTTCCTGATCACCTTGGGGCTCGCCCTGGCGACGATCGTGCTGCTGGTGGCGACCAGCGGTCACCCCCGGGCGCCGAAGCTGCCGAACTGGCTGACCCCGGTGCTGTCGGTGCTGGTGATCGGGGCGGGTGTCGCCGCGCTCGTCTACGTCTGGCTCACCGGTCACTCCGGCTCCGAGATGGTCTGGGGCAACACCTTCGACTGA